From a single Bufo bufo chromosome 9, aBufBuf1.1, whole genome shotgun sequence genomic region:
- the LOC120979866 gene encoding uncharacterized protein LOC120979866, with protein sequence MAQRILLGFDALDKYSQDILAKHAKRRSLSYLQRIPSLRISLPLDFETEIVENDERTNSETPPSPRSSRYPNNTELGKTVRLLRPFTAPGHGIYQDDEREGREVKKGARPRCVSADRRRSWRSEVESIMDLGTLCHMERTGPVLSSLGAPLVGSPREEMQDSGTTGEKSGPERTSLSPDIIGCSRAENFTDHSHPSRENTQKAAAVSLCIEDEMKKSDIKIITVRQKTISGHVQTVSETHPIFYNTPINNLSDFQRNLMTRPCYFSSSQRPMSQRFSPMGRLLQNKMDYVTDCGQLGLQNGILQKSKANKPPSSDNIKVILHYLSTDGTKQRVEMGKDGDTAKNKQVNSPGNRKNFIQEAKSIHVPPTNEERGVGPIINGMNPVIAVEHGPSLHGRSRHVSRSFCPSSARTSSSSVPRSDSVREMQNWSYISISKPLSPPEGAPELLQKTTLSTTASPDLVKDLSMATFRVKPVMFTAKSVVLESRKRRPVSSPVGVNPIEARLGGELSIEGSHEVSKMDSGGTVESSSEIGQNPPVTEPVGVSSCKNESNEEQVQKSLSISVHLSASPVISIPTGTIESAE encoded by the exons ATGGCTCAGAGGATTCTGCTCGGATTTGATGCTCTGGATAAATATTCACAGGATATTCTGGCCAAACATGCAAAG AGGCGCAGCCTGAGCTACCTTCAGAGGATACCGTCTCTGAGAATCTCCCTGCCGTTGGATTTCGAGACAGAGATTGTGGAAAATGATGAGAGAACCAACAGCGAGACGCCACCATCACCGAGGTCTTCAAG ATATCCAAACAACACTGAGTTGGGAAAGACAGTACGTCTGCTGCGACCCTTCACTGCGCCTGGACACGGCATTTATCAAGATGACGAGAGGGAAG GGAGAGAAGTGAAGAAAGGTGCAAGGCCGAGATGCGTCTCCGCAGACCGCAGGAGATCTTGGAGAAGCGAG GTGGAATCTATCATGGACCTGGGCACTCTCTGTCACATGGAGCGTACCGGTCCTGTCCTGTCCAGCTTAGGGGCGCCATTAGTGGGATCTCCTAGGGAAGAAATGCAAGATTCCGGGACCACAG GGGAAAAATCAGGGCCGGAAAGGACGTCATTGTCACCAGATATAATTGGATGCAGCAGAGCAGAAAACTTCACAGACCACAGTCATCCCTCCAG GGAAAATACCCAGAAAGCAGCTGCAGTCTCCTTGTGCATAGAGGATGAAATGAAGAAATCTGACATTAAAATTATAACTGTGAGACAGAAGACAATTAGTGGACACGTTCAG ACTGTAAGTGAAACTCACCCAATCTTTTACAACACTCCCATTAACAACTTGTCCGACTTCCAGAGGAACCTGATGACAAGGCCCTGCTATTTCTCAAGTTCCCAAAGACCAATGAGCCAACGCTTCTCTCCAATGGGTCGTctcctgcaaaacaaaatggattATGTCACAGACTGTGGACAACTTGGGTTGCAAAATGGCATACTACAGAAGAGCAAAGCCAACAAACCGCCATCATCTGATAACATCAAGGTCATACTACATTACCTATCAACTGACGGAACAAAGCAAAGGGTGGAAATGGGCAAGGATGGGGATACTGCCAAAAATAAACAGGTTAATAGTCCTGGAAATAGAAAGAATTTCATACAGGAGGCTAAATCAATACATGTACCTCCTACTAATGAGGAACGTGGTGTTGGACCAATCATAAATGGAATGAACCCTGTGATTGCAGTGGAGCATGGTCCATCTCTCCATGGAAGGTCACGCCATGTGTCAAGGTCATTTTGTCCAAGCAGTGCAAGAACCTCCAGTTCATCGGTTCCAAGATCCGACAGCGTAAGGGAAATGCAGAACTGGAGCTACATTTCCATTTCAAAACCATTATCACCCCCCGAGGGTGCACCAGAGCTTCTACAGAAGACGACATTAAGTACTACAGCCTCTCCTGACCTAGTGAAGGACTTGTCGATGGCTACATTCCGGGTGAAGCCGGTGATGTTTACCGCAAAGTCCGTGGTATTAGAGAGTAGAAAGCGGAGACCTGTATCTTCTCCAGTTGGAGTCAATCCTATAGAAGCGCGTTTGGGAGGTGAATTGTCCATAGAAGGTTCTCATGAAGTAAGCAAAATGGACAGTGGTGGGACTGTAGAGTCATCTAGTGAAATCGGTCAGAATCCTCCAGTAACTGAGCCGGTGGGAGTGAGCAGTTGCAAGAATGAATCCAATGAGGAGCAAGTCCAGAAATCCTTATCCATCTCAGTACATCTCAGTGCAAGCCCAGTTATCAGTATCCCGACAGGAACTATAGAAAGTGCAGAATAA